The following coding sequences are from one Nitrospirota bacterium window:
- a CDS encoding ATP-binding protein, translating into MSEELNRQIEGHLRVLKLKSMIPIYRELSERATAGNLQYEEYLALLLEEEVKRKIDSSVRAKVHKSRLPYLKTLEEFDFSFQPGLKEKEVIKLSSLEFIEQKDNVILLGPPGVGKTHLAVGLAMKACMARYRVLFTTAQRLIEDLMLSKRDGSLMERLMAYSRLHLLIIDELGYMPITKDQANLLFQLISMRYEKGSVILTSNYNFDEWGKVFDDNVVASAIIDRLVHHASIFYITGSSYRLKNKLKKAK; encoded by the coding sequence ATGAGCGAAGAACTCAACAGACAGATAGAAGGACATTTAAGGGTATTGAAACTCAAAAGCATGATACCGATCTACAGAGAGTTATCCGAGAGGGCAACGGCGGGCAATCTTCAATACGAAGAATATCTGGCGCTGCTTTTGGAAGAGGAGGTGAAGAGAAAAATAGACAGTTCAGTAAGGGCAAAGGTGCATAAGAGCCGTTTGCCGTACCTGAAAACGCTGGAGGAGTTTGACTTCAGCTTTCAGCCGGGATTAAAAGAAAAGGAGGTGATAAAACTCAGTAGCCTGGAATTTATAGAGCAAAAAGATAATGTGATCCTCCTTGGACCACCAGGCGTCGGCAAGACCCATCTTGCTGTAGGCCTTGCAATGAAAGCCTGCATGGCAAGATACAGGGTGTTGTTCACTACCGCACAAAGGCTTATAGAGGATCTGATGCTGTCAAAAAGGGACGGAAGTCTCATGGAAAGACTTATGGCATATTCCCGGCTTCATCTTTTAATCATCGATGAACTCGGCTATATGCCGATAACAAAGGACCAGGCAAACCTTCTGTTTCAGCTTATTTCGATGAGATACGAAAAAGGCTCCGTTATCCTTACAAGCAATTACAATTTCGATGAATGGGGTAAGGTTTTTGATGATAACGTGGTTGCATCCGCCATTATAGACAGACTGGTGCATCATGCGAGTATCTTCTATATCACGGGCAGCAGCTATCGACTGAAAAATAAGCTGAAGAAGGCTAAATGA